A window of Streptomyces sp. Je 1-332 genomic DNA:
ACTTGGCCGAGTTCCCGGCCCTCGGCGCATCCCTGCGCGGCCCGGTCGCGACCGATGTGCGCGGGGCAGGACCGCTGCGGCAGCAAGTGCGGTGCCGGGTCTCCGGCCGCGTACTGCTCGTGGGTGACGCCGCTGGTTACGTGGATGCCCTCACGGGTGAGGGCATCGCCCTCGGGCTGGCTACGGCTCGCGCCGCCGTCGACGCCCTGGCTGCCGGACAGCCGGGGGAGTACGAGCGCGCCTGGACTCTGCTGACCCGCCGCCACCGGCTGCTGACCGGGGCCCTGCTGGCCGCGAGCCGCCGCTCCGGCACCTCCCGCCTCATCGTCCCCGCTGCCGCCCGGATGCCCTCGGTGTTCTCGGCGACGGTCCACGCACTGCAGTAGCCGACCCATGCTCGCCCCCCGCGAGGATGTGATCGCCGCTTTCCACCCGGGAGTCAGAGCAGGGTGAAGGTGTGGACCGCGCCGAGACTGGACACAGATCCGAGCCCCAGCGTGCAGGCGGTGATCTGGAGGGAGGGGGCGGTCATGGTCTCCACGAAGCTGTGGCCCTGGAGGTAGCCGCCGGTGACGGTGCCGGTGAAGGTGTTGGTGAAGACGGCAGCGGCGAGGTTGGAGACGCGCTGGGCTGTGACGGTGCTGCTGTGACCGTTGCTCCAGTGGATGGTCCAGCTGACAGTCGCCGTGGAGAGCAGCTGCAGGCAGGACCGGCTGGTGGTGTTGGAGGAGTTGTGCGTCCCCCCGGTGATGGCGGCTGCGCCACCGGTGCCCACGCAGGGGCCGTAGGTCTGGTCGATCGTGCGGGTGCTGGAGGCAGTGGTGGAGGTGATGGGCGGGTCGTAGGTGGTGGTCGAGGTGCCGGTGCACGTAAGGGTGTCGAGAGCCTGCGTCGAGGCGTGGGCATCGGCATCGGCAGCCGTGGCCGGGGCGAGGGGGGCGAGCGCTGCCGCAGCAGCTATCACGGTGCTCGCCAACCATTTCGACGTTCTGCGCATGAGCGGTCCTTTCGGGTGGGTCGGGCGAGGAACTCGCCCGGACAGCAGCGCACCGGTCCCCTTGGCGACGCGGGGACTTGGGTCCGGCGTGGGCCGGACGGACGGGCACCGCCCCACCACCTTCGGGGCATGGCCCACGCGCCCCAAGGGCGCGACAGTCGTCTGTGTGGGTGGTGGCAACACACCCCGTGCGAGCGCTCGGGCAGGGCTTGGAGAGCGCCCGACGGCGACGCGGTGAGCCGAGGATCTGACCAACACCTTCCGCCGGGTCGACGCGGAAAGGTCCGGCTCTCCTACGGGCGGTCCGCGGTCAGGCCGGGTCGTTGCCTGCTGCCCTCAGCTTCGTCTCCACCGCTGCCTCGACCTCCTGCCGGGCAACACCCTGCTCGGCCGCATGCTCAGCGATCGCGTTTTGGGCGTCGCGGGCCAGGTCGCGCCACGCGCGCCACGCCGTCTCGTAGGTCTTCTTCTGCGAATCGGACCACTGCGCGGTGGCCGGTGGGCCGTACTCTCCCCGCAATCCAAGGACCTCGCGGTGCGCCGCGTCCGCAGCCTGCTGTCTTTCGGCCAGTTCATCCAGTGTGTGCGCCACCGGCGAATGCTAAGCAAAAGCGACATATCCCCAGACGTGCCGCGCGGGGGACGAGGAAAGTGTCATCGATGGGGCGCCGGAGTACCAGGCAGCTCCATCGCCGATGGGTCACAGCCGCGACCTCAGCACGTCGACCTCACAGCCCGGCGCGAACGGGTCGAAGCCGTGCTCGACCAGCCAGCGAACCGCGAGCAGACTACGCACCGACCACCACGCGTGGATCACGTCGAGGTCGACGTCGGAGCCGTAGCCGGCGATGACGTCGCCCAGGTGCTCTTCGTGTCCCAGCGTGTATGTGGCGAGGTCGAACAAGGCGTCACCCTGGCCCGCCTCGGACCAGTCGATGATTCCGGTGATCTCATCGCCGTCGATGAACACGTGGGCGATCTGCAGGTCGCCGTGCGTGAACATCGGAGTCCACGGGCGGAACGCGGCCTGTGCGACTTGGCGGTTACGGGCGACCAGGTCGGCGGGCAGGACGCCGTTCGTCACGAGCCACTCGCCCTCGCTGTCGAGCTCCGCCGCCAGCTTGTCGAGATCCCGGCCGGCCCGGCCGGGCCATGGCGGCAACGGCGCGTCGTGCAACTTCCGGATGGCGGCACCTGCCGTGGCCCACGCCGCCGGCGGCGCGGTCACCGACTCGCCGAGACGGCCGAGCGTCTTTCCCGGGACCGCGGCGATCGCTACAGCGGGGGGCTTGCGCCACACGATATCCGGGGTCGGGACCGGCGCCAGGGACATCGCTTCGACCTCGCGATCGATGCGCGCTTGATCGGCGTCCACCTTCAGGAACACGTCGCCGACGCGCAGCGTCGCGCGCTCGGAGTGAGCGACGACGACCTCGACTTCATCCATGGCGACCACTATCCCGGATGACTGCCCGTGGGTGCCGGGGAATATCGCGGGACGCAGCGCACCCCGCGAACTCCGGTGCTGGCGGCCCAACTAGGGTGTGGCGCGAATGTCCGTGATCGGATCGGAGCTGCCATGCCCCTGCAGATGAAGTTGAGCGCCATCACGCTCGACTGTCCCGATCCGATGGCTCTGGCGGAGTTCTATCAGCAGGCCACGGGTCTCGAACTCCACCCGAAGTCAGATGACGAGTTCGCCGGCCTCAACGGCGAGGACGGACTCCTCGTCGGCTTCCAGCGGGTCGCGGACTACCGGGCTCCGAGCTGGCCCGACCAGATCGTTCCGCAGCAGCTTCACATCTGTTTCAAGGTCGGGGACGACCTGGACGGGGCCGAGGCCCGGCTGCTCGAGTTGGGGGCGGGCAAGCCCGAGCACCAGCCTCACGGCACCAAGGCGCGGGTTTTCACAGATCCGGCCGGGCACCCCTTCTGTGTGGTCAGAGGCAGATAGTTCATGTAGTTCATGCAGGGGGCGCCAAGTCGAGGAATTCCCAGTGAGCTTGGGGCTGTGCGTCGCTGAGCCACTTCCCGCAGTTCTGCAGGACCGTGGGGCTTGAGGTGATGTGCTGCGTACCCGTGTTGAGATCGCGCAGGAATCGGTCGATCGGACCGCGCCGGATCGCCGCCGTCCCGGCCCATCGATGCACCGTCCGGCCCACTTCCTGCACGGTCCACGTCGTGTGGTTGAGCGCCAGCCTGAGTAGTGTGTCCTGCTCGGTACTCGGCAACTCGCCCGCGTCAAGGGCGACTTCGATGCCCCGCCAGACCTCCATCGCCCACGCCCGCGCGGAACGAAGCTTTGCTTCGGCGCTCGCGTACTCCGCGTGGAACTGCGCGGTGTCGACGGCGGCGTTACGTGTGCCGGACTTGGCCGCGGCGACCAACTTCAGTTCGTCGAGCAGGCGCCGCCCGACACCGAGCGCCCAGCCCGTGTGCCCGATGGCGGACATGTTGACCAGGCCGATGCGGTAGATCGCCCCGCCGTTGGTCGGGTTCGTCGTCGTGGCGACATACGTGTGCGTGGCGGGCACGTGCACGTCGGTGCAGTGGTAGTCGATGCTGTGTGTCGCACGCAGCCCCAGCACATCCCAGTTGTCGACGAGTTCCACCTGCGGTTTCGGCATGGCAAGGACCCGCAGCTCATCCGTGCCCTCGACCTGGACCGCACTGTGGATGTGGGTGGCGTGCGCCATCCCGGAGGCGAACTGCCAACTGCCGCTCACCAGATAGCCGCCCTCCACCGGGACCGCCCGGCCGGGCCGGGTGCCATGCCCTGCCAGTAACGCGTGGTCCCCGCCCGCGACATCCGGGAACAAGTCGGCCGCCGCAGCGGCATCGACGTAAGCCGCGGTGGTGCCTGTCATCAGCTGGAGCGCCATCATCGTCCACCCGGCCGTGGCGTCGTGGTGGCTGAGCCGCTCGACTGTCTCTATCAGTTGGCGCGGGGAGAACTCGTAGCCGCCGAGGTTCTGCGGCAGTGCGGCCCTCACGATCCCGGCACCCAGCAGTGCCCGCGCGGTGTCCTCGGTGAGTCTGCCGAGTTCCTCGGCGGTCTCCGCGTCCGCGTCGACCGCCCCGCCGAGTACGTCGATTCGCTCGAGCAGCGCGGGAAATTCCGGGCTGACGTGCAATCCGGCCGAGACCGTCATGGATGATCGCTCCTCGCAACTAGCGCCGCCGTTCCTGCATTCCTAGGGGGGACGCGCTGTGGACTTGGCGCGGTTCTCCGGATGCGCTCCGGCCCGGACGGTCCCGGAAAACCGTTGGGCGGGCCACGGCGGCCACTGCTAGTCTGCCCGCGGCCGTGCGAGAGAACGAGGAGGTGGTACCCGTGAACGCAGTATCGACATGGGTGCTCCCCTCCGGGGTCACGGCCGGGCGATAGGTCGTCCGGGAGCGCCGCTCAAGCGCACTCCCGAAAGGCACGACCATGCACTTCACTTCAGAACAACGCCTCGACGACGGTGTACTCGAACGCGAATTCACCCTCGGCGAGATCCCAGGCATGGAGATCCCCGGCACCCTGTGGACGCCTGATGCCGCAGGACCCGCCCCGCTGATCCTGATGGCCCACAACAACGGCCTGCCCAAGCGGGAACCGCGGCTGGTGGCCCGAGCCCGGCACTGCGCGGCGTACGGCTATGCGGTGGCGACCATCGACGCCGCAGGGTGCGGCGACCGGCCCCGATCCGCCGCCGACGAGCAGGTGCGCGCCGAGCTGCGCCGGGCGATGCAGGCCGGCGAGCCGGTCGACGAGATCTTCGAGTCCTTCATCGGCCCGCTGGTCGACAAGGCGGTCCCGGATTGGCAGACCACTCTGGACGCCCTCTCCTCACTGCCCGAGATCGGCGGCCAGGTCGGGTACTCGGGGTGGACTGCCCTCGGTATTCGCCTCGCGGCGGTCGAGCCGCGCATCGCGGCCGCCGGTTTCTTCGCCGGCGGTTATGTGCCCCGGGCTCAGCGCGAGGAGGCCCGGCAGATCACCATTCCGCTGCTGCTCCTGCTGCAGTGGGACGACGAAGGCAACCCCCGGCAGCGGGCCCTGGACCTGTTCGAGGCGTTCGGCAGCAAGGAGAAGACGCTGCACGCCAACCTGGGCGGGCACACCGGGACCCCGTGGTTCGAGGCGGACGACGGGAACCGCTTCTTCGGCCGGCACCTGAACTGACGTGACGCCGTCATGGAGGACAGGCCTCGGCCTGTCCTCCATGACGGCGGCGAACGCGCCCGCCAACAACTGCGACGAACGCCCCCGCCGCTACGACGACGTGTTGCTCAGTGCCGTGAGAACGGCCAGCGGCGTCGCCGCTGCCCATGCCTGCGGGGAGCAGGAGTGGGGGTAGGGGACCGGCCGCTCGTGCTGGGCGCGCTCGTATCCCGCCATCACCTCGGGCAAACGGTGGTCCTGGTGCGCCGACGCGGCCACCAGCCCCTGCGCGACCGCCCGTGCCTCGTCGGCGAGCCCGCAGCGGGCGAGACCGAGCAGGACGACCGCGGTGTCGTGGGGCCAGCAGCTGCCCCGGTGGTAGGAGAGCGGGTGGTATCCGGGCTGCCCCGAGGCCAGCGTCCGGATGGCCCACCCGGTGAAGAAGTCGGGCTGCAGCAGGCGTTGGCCCACGCGGCGGGCCTGCGACGCGTCGAGGATGCCGGACCACAGGAGGTGACCGGCGTCGGAAGCCAGCGAGTCGACGTGCCTGCCCTCGCCGTCCAGTGCGAGAGCGGGGAAGTCGGCCTCGGCCATCCAGAAGTCGCGTACGAAGCGCACGCGCAGCTGAGCCGCCGTCTCCTCGAGCCGGTCGGCGAAGGCAGCGTCGTTCCACAGGGAGCGGGCGAGGCGTGCCGTGCGTACCAGCGCGTCGTAGGCGTAGCCCTGGGCCTCGGCGACGGCGATCGGCCCTTCGGCCTGGGTGCCGTCGAGGAAGCAGATCGCCCCCGCGGAGTCCTTCCAGTTCTGGTTGACCAGGCCCCGCGGATCGGGTGAGTAGACCAGATAGCCGCGGTCGTCCAGACCACCGTCCCGGAACATCCAGGCGACGGCGGCCCGTGCCTGCTCCTCCAGGCGCTGTGCGAGCGTGTGGTCGCCGGTGGCCTGCGTGTAGCTGTCCAGGAGCACCAGGAAGAGCGGGGTGGAGTCCACCGAGCCGTAGTAACGGCCGTACGGCACCTGGCGGAAGTGGGCCAGCTCGCCGTGCCGTATCTCATGGACGATGCGGCCCGGCTGCTCGTTGCGGAACGCGTCGTACTCCGTGCCCTGCGTCGCGGCGAGCGCGCTGAGCGTGCCCGCGGCCAGCTGCGGCCGGTAGGGGAGTGCGAAGAGCGAGGTGAGCAGTGAGTCGCGCCCGTAGAGCGACAGGAACCAGGGCACTCCGGCGCCTGGCAGGCGCACGCTCTCCCCGTCCGGCCCGGGAGCGGACACCTGGAGCGAGGCCAGGTCGCTGAGCCCACGGGCGCAGGCGGCGGCGAGCCCGTCGGGAGCGTCGGACGGCATCGGCAGTGGAGCACCGACGAACGCCGCCCGCTCGGCGGCCAGGTCGGCCGCCGCCCGGGAAGGCGTGATGGGCGCGGTCGGCGCGGCGGATTCCGGCGCACCGGGCGCGTGTGCCGCGGCCGACAGGAGCAGTTGCGCGCTGCCGTGAGCGGGCAGATCGATGTGCCATTCCAGCCGGTGGGCGGTGTTGGCCCGCGACGGCCCCAAGGGCTCTTCGGGTCGCACCGCCGTGGGGGCAGGGGTCGCGGACACCGTGGTCCTGGCGACCCAGTCCGCCCGCTCGTAGACGAAGGCGACACCGTCGGGCAGGACAGTCGCGGTGCGCCGGGCACCGTCCTTGGCGTAGTCCCGCTTGTCGGACCGCAGTTCGAGCTGATCGGCGAAGTCGGCGTCCACGGTCAGGCCGAGGACGGCCGTGGTGGGGGACGGGCGGTTGTTGACCAGTTGGATACGTTCCGTCAGAACCCCTGGAGCCGGGGCCTGTTCGCGGAAGACGGTGTAGGCCGGGGGCTCGTCGCGGGTGCCCGGCGGGGTGAGCACACACTGGGCTGACGTCTCGCCCGCGGACGGGGTGAGCACGAGGGGAGTGGCGCCGTCGACCGTCAGGGTCCACCGGCTCACATGGCGTGCGTCGCGGTGGAAGAACCCGTCGGGCGATGAACCGCTGCGGCCGGTGAGACCGCCGTCGGCGCCGAGCACGGCGAAGGTTCCAGAGTGGATCAAGGTGGTGTCCGCTGCGCCGTTCACGTACGCGCTCCGTTCGAAGGGCTTTCGGGGCCGGGGCCCGCGGAGCGCCGGCCGGCCAGCAGGTCGAGGGTGAGGGCCGCGGTCCATCCGAAGTCGCGGGTGCCGCGGGCCTGGGCGGTGACCGGGTCCACGTACTCGGCGAAGCCACTCGCACCCGCCGCGCCGAGCATGGCCGTGCGCAGCGTGTCCGCCGCGCGGAGTTGTCCGTACTGGCGCAGGCCGCGCTCAAGGAGCCAGTTGGTGTTGAACCACGCCGGTCCCCGCCAGTAACGGGACGGGTCGAAGGCACGCCCGTCGAAGTCGTACGACGGCAGCATGGGCACCGCGCCGAGCCGGAAGCCGGGGCCGCCTGCCGTGGTGAGCAGGGCGTCGACGATGTGCTGGGGGAGTGCGGGCACGATCAGCGGCACGAGCCCGGCGATGCTGCGCTCGGCGATGAGCTCGCCGCCCACCAGGTCGCGGTTGAGGAACATGCCGTCGGCGGGCGACCAGAGCCGCTCGACCAGCGCGGCCGTCAGGCGCGCCGCCCGCTCCTCGTGCGGAGCCGGGTCCGCACCGATCTCGGCGGCGATCTTGGCGAGGGCGTGTTCCGAGACGATCAGCAGCGCGTTGACGCAAGGGTCCTCGACGGCGAAGGCGTGGTCGCTGCCCGCATCCGCGTAGCCGCTGTCCCGGTAGTCGGTGGCGAGGCGCACATAGCGCCCGTAATCCAGGTCGGTGGGACGTTCCGCGGGCTGACCGTGGTCGAGATCGGCGCGCCGGTAGGAGCCCGCGGCGACGGGGTCGACGCGCGCCAACGGGCCGTCCCAGCAAGGGCTGTTGTCCATGCCGGGCTCCCATGGGTGCACCATGGCGGCAAGCCCCCCGCGGCCGAGGTCGCGCGGCCCCGTCAGGTAGTCGTGCCAGGCGGCGAGCCGGCCGTACAGGCGGGGCAGAAAGCCGCGGCGGCGCGAGGCCTGGGGGTCGGCTTCGTGGACGAGCCAGGCGGCCATGGCGTGGACCGGCGGCTGCACGATGCCGGAGGTCTCGGTGTGGGTGGGGGCTCCGGCGGCGGCGCCGGCCGTGGAGGAGCGCCAGAAGTCGGGGCTGGGGAAATAGGCGTCCAGCGGCACCTGCGGATTGAAGACGATGTGGGGAACGCGTCCGTCGGCCCACTGGGCGCCCAGCAGGCTCTCCAGCTCGCGCTGGGCCCTGCGTACGGAGAGGTGGCGCAGGCCGATCGCGATGAACGCCGAGTCCCAGCTCCACTGGTGCGGGTACAGCCCGCGGGAGGGGACGGTGGAGATGCCGGTCCAGTTGCGGAGCAGGACCCGTGCCGCGCCGCGCCGAAGGGTCAGGTCATCGGCGGCGGCGGGCACGGGAGTTTCGAGCAGCGAGGTCACGCGCCGGACCTCCGCAGGAACGCGGGGATGGAGCGCACCGCCTGGACGGGGTCGCCGGTCAGCCGGCACTCGGCGGCGAGGTAGCCGTCGAAGCCGATGGTGTGCAGGGCGCCGAGCCATGCGGGCCAGTCGAGGTGACCGGCGCCGGGCTGGAACCGGTTGGAGTCGCTGACCTGCGCGTGCCCGATGTAGGGGGCGACGGCGAGGATGGCCGCGGCGGGGTCGGCCTCCTCGATGTTCATGTGGTAGCTGTCGATGCCGATGCGCACGGAGTCGAGGCCCACAGTGCGGATCAGGTCCGCCGCCTGGTCGAGGCGGTTGACCATGTGGTCCTCGTAGCGGTTGAGGGGCTCCAGGTACAGGGTGACGCCCTCGGCGCGCGCGTGTTCGCCGAGCTCGCCCAGCCCTTCGAGGAGCACATCGCGGTCCTGCTGCTCGGAGCGGGGCGGCTCGAAGGGAGGCAGGCGGCGCGAGAACATGCCGTACGAGGCCGGTGTCTGCACGCCGAGCGCGCCGATCTCGGCTGCCACGCTGAGCTGCGACTTCATCTGTGCCAGCGCGTCGCGCCGCAGGTCGTCGTCGAACGCGGCGAAGAAGTGGAGCATGTCGACGCAGACGGTCGGCATGACCACTCCGTCGGCGAGGGCCTGCTTCAGCTCGGGAAGCCGGTCACGGAAGTGGAAGTCGCCCTTGGAGCGCAGCTCGACCGCGTCGTAGCCGGCGTCCTGCGCGAACGCCCACTTCTCCTGGAGTGTGTCGCCCGGGAGAAGCTGTTCCTGGCAGGCGGTTTTCAGCATGGTGAAGCCTTTCAGCGCTGAGCGTCAGCGGTCTGGTGTGTCTGGGTAACTGCTCGTGTGCCGAGGCCGTGCGCCTGGCCGTGCGCGGGGT
This region includes:
- a CDS encoding phosphotransferase, whose translation is MDEVEVVVAHSERATLRVGDVFLKVDADQARIDREVEAMSLAPVPTPDIVWRKPPAVAIAAVPGKTLGRLGESVTAPPAAWATAGAAIRKLHDAPLPPWPGRAGRDLDKLAAELDSEGEWLVTNGVLPADLVARNRQVAQAAFRPWTPMFTHGDLQIAHVFIDGDEITGIIDWSEAGQGDALFDLATYTLGHEEHLGDVIAGYGSDVDLDVIHAWWSVRSLLAVRWLVEHGFDPFAPGCEVDVLRSRL
- a CDS encoding sugar phosphate isomerase/epimerase family protein, yielding MLKTACQEQLLPGDTLQEKWAFAQDAGYDAVELRSKGDFHFRDRLPELKQALADGVVMPTVCVDMLHFFAAFDDDLRRDALAQMKSQLSVAAEIGALGVQTPASYGMFSRRLPPFEPPRSEQQDRDVLLEGLGELGEHARAEGVTLYLEPLNRYEDHMVNRLDQAADLIRTVGLDSVRIGIDSYHMNIEEADPAAAILAVAPYIGHAQVSDSNRFQPGAGHLDWPAWLGALHTIGFDGYLAAECRLTGDPVQAVRSIPAFLRRSGA
- a CDS encoding trehalase family glycosidase yields the protein MTSLLETPVPAAADDLTLRRGAARVLLRNWTGISTVPSRGLYPHQWSWDSAFIAIGLRHLSVRRAQRELESLLGAQWADGRVPHIVFNPQVPLDAYFPSPDFWRSSTAGAAAGAPTHTETSGIVQPPVHAMAAWLVHEADPQASRRRGFLPRLYGRLAAWHDYLTGPRDLGRGGLAAMVHPWEPGMDNSPCWDGPLARVDPVAAGSYRRADLDHGQPAERPTDLDYGRYVRLATDYRDSGYADAGSDHAFAVEDPCVNALLIVSEHALAKIAAEIGADPAPHEERAARLTAALVERLWSPADGMFLNRDLVGGELIAERSIAGLVPLIVPALPQHIVDALLTTAGGPGFRLGAVPMLPSYDFDGRAFDPSRYWRGPAWFNTNWLLERGLRQYGQLRAADTLRTAMLGAAGASGFAEYVDPVTAQARGTRDFGWTAALTLDLLAGRRSAGPGPESPSNGART
- a CDS encoding alpha/beta hydrolase encodes the protein MHFTSEQRLDDGVLEREFTLGEIPGMEIPGTLWTPDAAGPAPLILMAHNNGLPKREPRLVARARHCAAYGYAVATIDAAGCGDRPRSAADEQVRAELRRAMQAGEPVDEIFESFIGPLVDKAVPDWQTTLDALSSLPEIGGQVGYSGWTALGIRLAAVEPRIAAAGFFAGGYVPRAQREEARQITIPLLLLLQWDDEGNPRQRALDLFEAFGSKEKTLHANLGGHTGTPWFEADDGNRFFGRHLN
- a CDS encoding acyl-CoA dehydrogenase, which translates into the protein MTVSAGLHVSPEFPALLERIDVLGGAVDADAETAEELGRLTEDTARALLGAGIVRAALPQNLGGYEFSPRQLIETVERLSHHDATAGWTMMALQLMTGTTAAYVDAAAAADLFPDVAGGDHALLAGHGTRPGRAVPVEGGYLVSGSWQFASGMAHATHIHSAVQVEGTDELRVLAMPKPQVELVDNWDVLGLRATHSIDYHCTDVHVPATHTYVATTTNPTNGGAIYRIGLVNMSAIGHTGWALGVGRRLLDELKLVAAAKSGTRNAAVDTAQFHAEYASAEAKLRSARAWAMEVWRGIEVALDAGELPSTEQDTLLRLALNHTTWTVQEVGRTVHRWAGTAAIRRGPIDRFLRDLNTGTQHITSSPTVLQNCGKWLSDAQPQAHWEFLDLAPPA
- a CDS encoding glycogen debranching N-terminal domain-containing protein, with the protein product MNGAADTTLIHSGTFAVLGADGGLTGRSGSSPDGFFHRDARHVSRWTLTVDGATPLVLTPSAGETSAQCVLTPPGTRDEPPAYTVFREQAPAPGVLTERIQLVNNRPSPTTAVLGLTVDADFADQLELRSDKRDYAKDGARRTATVLPDGVAFVYERADWVARTTVSATPAPTAVRPEEPLGPSRANTAHRLEWHIDLPAHGSAQLLLSAAAHAPGAPESAAPTAPITPSRAAADLAAERAAFVGAPLPMPSDAPDGLAAACARGLSDLASLQVSAPGPDGESVRLPGAGVPWFLSLYGRDSLLTSLFALPYRPQLAAGTLSALAATQGTEYDAFRNEQPGRIVHEIRHGELAHFRQVPYGRYYGSVDSTPLFLVLLDSYTQATGDHTLAQRLEEQARAAVAWMFRDGGLDDRGYLVYSPDPRGLVNQNWKDSAGAICFLDGTQAEGPIAVAEAQGYAYDALVRTARLARSLWNDAAFADRLEETAAQLRVRFVRDFWMAEADFPALALDGEGRHVDSLASDAGHLLWSGILDASQARRVGQRLLQPDFFTGWAIRTLASGQPGYHPLSYHRGSCWPHDTAVVLLGLARCGLADEARAVAQGLVAASAHQDHRLPEVMAGYERAQHERPVPYPHSCSPQAWAAATPLAVLTALSNTSS
- a CDS encoding VOC family protein, coding for MPLQMKLSAITLDCPDPMALAEFYQQATGLELHPKSDDEFAGLNGEDGLLVGFQRVADYRAPSWPDQIVPQQLHICFKVGDDLDGAEARLLELGAGKPEHQPHGTKARVFTDPAGHPFCVVRGR